The Zea mays cultivar B73 chromosome 7, Zm-B73-REFERENCE-NAM-5.0, whole genome shotgun sequence DNA segment ATAGGGATTATGTGCGGAAAAAGATGAAGTGTTCCAAAGGGTTCAGAATCTTGAAagcgacggattcctactatcttGACGACTCGATCGATTCTATGTTTATGTTGCTTTTAGATGTTTTTTTATCAAAACAATTATTATAGAAATGTCTCGAAAAACTAGGGCGTCTGCGTAGCACATTTTAGTAACCATAAAAAAGCCAAAACAAACAGGATTATTAATGTTCTCCGACGTGAACCCGGGAGAGCTTAGCTAGCGAGAACTCGGTCGCCCGCGCTGCCCAATTCTCATAATGACATTATATTCAACCATTTTTTTCTTTATTAAAGGACTAAATGACATTATAATGGACGTGGAGTGTTTGATATTGGTATGGAGATGAAACCTATAAAAATGATGGTAAAGTGGGGAAACCTAATTCTCGTAGTGGCAAAATTCCAAATTTGTTGTTGTACACACGGCACACCCTAACCAAAACATCCTGCCGTTTCCCGTTCACCCAGCGTGCGCTCCATCTTGGCGAGGCCGCGAGGGCGACCGCTACagcagcagccgccgccgccgccagatcCCCAGGCCTTCGTTGAACCCTTCGCCGTAACGAGATCAGGTATGCCCACCCTCTCTCTTCCGTTCCTGCTTTGCGAAACCGAACACCCAAACCCTAATATGAGCTATTTGCCTTGTTGTATTCGGATCTGATCGAATTGCAGTATGAACTTTTTGCATGTATTATGCATATGGCATACTATCTTCGACTGTTTTAAAAAAGAATCAGGTATACATATGTAAACTGTAACCCATATTCTTGCTGGGTCCGCCCTATCGGGGAGGATGGTAGGTCGTCATTCCCGCTAGTACCTGTGGCAGATTTGATCTCTCTGTCGCGGTACCTGCGTCTGCGAGGCTGTTTTGACGTTCTAGCTGTTCGTGAGATCATCGTGTCCTTCGGTTCCTGTCATTCTGCTCTTGATTACATGTATCGTCTGCTGAATTTGTGCTCTTGTGTGATCCAAAAATCTGATAACCATAGTATTTGGTGCGTCGTATCTGTTGCATGGTTTTCTCCTGCCACTTTTATCCACTGTCTGGGCATAGTTTGTCACCTGCTGGTGTAAATTTACGTGTACCTTCGGTTGAGAGCTCTTATGCAAATGGTTCGATGGTAAAAGAATCATTTTCACACAGCATTTTCAATTAGCTTACATATTTCTTGGAGGGTAACACCTGGTGTTCCTTTCTTATATGGTAACGATAAATTGATAATTATAGGACATACATCTGTtcactttttttgtttggtttgtttgTCTTTTCTTCCCTTATTATCTCTAGAATTTACATTCCTACTAACTGAACTTCAGTGTTTCATGCCACAAGTCTTACAAAATTGCAGATCTTCTAGAATCGAGTCAACTGAAATGCCCTAGTATTTTAAGTATGGACTGTTGCAAACAAATTAATTCGGTTTATAAATTAACTGGAGGCTGTTCAGTGCTTATACTCTCAACTTCAACATACTTTAGGTTTACTCCTTGCCTTTTGTTATGAACCCACAATACCCTATTCATTATTcaattcattcttttattctcACTGCTTACTGTTTGTCTTATTCTGTATCCCATTTTAAGTATTATTTGCACTTTTATGCCTGTGATGATATTGTCTACTTCATACCTCTTTAGTATTTTTTGAAGCAAGACAATTAGACAAAACGAATCAATGGTACTACTTTTCCATAATTTGGTGGTTTTGTTACAGATGGCTGGGTATATGTCAAGAGGGCCCCAAAATGGTTCTGTGTATGTCTGCAATCTACCTCCTGGAACTGATGAAAATATGTTGGCTGAATATTTTGGCACCATAGGCTTGCTAAAGGTATGGGTCTTACCAGGTAACATTTTTGGCCACTACCAAAAATTTTAAGATTGTTCATACATTTTAAATTCCATTTAAAGAACACTTAGCCTCGTCTCTGTTGTAAAATTGCAACAGAAGGACAAAAGGACTGGGCGTCCAAAAATTTGGATATACAGGGACAAAGTTACTAATGAACCAAAGGGTGATGCAACAGTCACCTATGAGGATCCACATGCTGCTTCAGCTGCTGTGGAATGGTTCGATAACAAGGATTTCCATGGGAGCACTATTCAGGTTCACATAGCTGAGTCAAAAAGCAAAGATGCATTCGATAACCCCACAAGTTTGAACATCATTGGTGGTGTTGGTGAACAAGATGAACTGGATAATGGAGCAGGCAGAGGCAGAGGGCGTGGTGATGGTCCAGGCAAGGCTTGGCAGCAAGATGGGGATTGGATGTGTCCAAATACAAGGTCTGTTATGATTGGTGAGCGACTTCTCTATCACTTCAGTTCACTAGTTGACTAGTATTGTATTCACATTGTTATTCTTTTTTTTTTGATTATCTGAGATTATTTATTCTCCCAGTTGTGGCAATGTAAATTTTGCCTTCCGTGGTGTTTGTAATCGCTGTGGAGCTGCACGCCCTGCTGGTGCTGGTGGAACTGCTGCTGGTGGTGGCGGTAGGGGTAGAGGCCGTGGTAGCTCTGATGCAAGAGGAAGCAGCCATGCTGGTGCTGCTGTTGGTGGTCCACCTGGATTGTTTGGCCCGAATGATTGGCCATGTCCAATGTAAGAGGCTAAGATTTAAATTTTTTCTGTTTCGTAGATTTGAATACATCCATTaatttcgatcttcatttttTCACATTTATTTGTATATGCATCTGCCCCATGAAATCAATAAGACAATGCTTTTGACATTATTCTGGGATTTTTCGTATCTCAAATTTAACTGCCACCCTCTATGTCTTAAGCAATTTTTATGCTTCATTAGTATAAACTTGCTGTCTTATATGATGATATGAACCCAACTTCATTTGTGTCCAGGTGTGGCAACATCAACTGGGCTAAGCGGACCAAATGTAATATATGTAACACCTCCAAGCCTGGTACCAATGAAGGTGGTGTGAGGTAAGTACAAGGGCACTATTTGCATGTGGTTGGCCATATTATTTTAGATGACAATATAAATTGTACTCTATCAGGTATCCCAAACATCTTGTAAATTATATTATCAAATCAGGAATATTAAACATACTGTAAATTATAGTAACAATTCATGTAACTAAGAATGTGAGCCCTCATTTGTTATATGTGGTAATGGATTAATAGGGTTCATCGATAGATAAACATCATGCTTTTCACCTGATGCACTCACAGCTAGGATGAATTTTGCCGCACAGCAACAGTACTCCTTAAAAAACTGCAGATCAATTGCAGTGATATTGTGCCCTTAATGTGACCAGTTTTTGACCTTTGGGCTCAGAAATTGACTCAAAGGAGGTGCAATGCCACTTTGCCCATTGACAATTGTTGTGAGTTGTTAGTTGTGAACCATGCAGTGCATGTTATGTGAAACGTGATGTAAAAAAATGTGCACACTGGGCGTTTTGTATGTTATGCCCATTAAGTGAGcaaccatgcatatgcatttaaCTATTTCTAACCAAAAAATGTTTATTCAAATATCAAGGTTTGCCTTGCCTTTTTTATTTTAGGGGTGGCCGTGGTGGTGGGTACAAAGAGCTTGATGAAGAAGAACTAGAGGAAGTTAAAAAACGTCGGAAAGAGGCTGAGGAGGTAGGATGCTTGCTGAAATTATTATTTTTTGTATATGTAGTGGCCATCTGTTTCCA contains these protein-coding regions:
- the LOC103633132 gene encoding transcription initiation factor TFIID subunit 15; the encoded protein is MAGYMSRGPQNGSVYVCNLPPGTDENMLAEYFGTIGLLKKDKRTGRPKIWIYRDKVTNEPKGDATVTYEDPHAASAAVEWFDNKDFHGSTIQVHIAESKSKDAFDNPTSLNIIGGVGEQDELDNGAGRGRGRGDGPGKAWQQDGDWMCPNTSCGNVNFAFRGVCNRCGAARPAGAGGTAAGGGGRGRGRGSSDARGSSHAGAAVGGPPGLFGPNDWPCPMCGNINWAKRTKCNICNTSKPGTNEGGVRGGRGGGYKELDEEELEEVKKRRKEAEEDDGEIYDEFGNLKKKFRSKALHTEGAQALPGSGRAGWEVEHRGPSEREGRERSRDRVRDDYYEKETRGRDRGDLGRDQRRSRSRSRDRERERRERRREHDYERRERDRDRDRRHR